In Nitrospirota bacterium, a genomic segment contains:
- a CDS encoding NAD(P)H-dependent oxidoreductase subunit E, whose product MNIDQINVEEQIGPVGKVLKESYGNRSVLIHCLQMIQAEEGYLIGDSLSKLSKKLGVPLSEIYSVASFYKQFNFKPRGKKVVRVCLGTACYVRGSEKVLSILEEEFGIKDGETTEDLHVTLETVGCVGCCGLAPVATINDVVVGELVLKKVGKLIKSIKEE is encoded by the coding sequence ATGAATATAGATCAAATAAATGTTGAAGAACAAATAGGTCCTGTAGGGAAAGTATTAAAGGAAAGCTATGGTAACCGAAGCGTTTTGATCCATTGTCTTCAAATGATACAGGCAGAGGAAGGATACCTGATAGGAGACTCTCTGAGCAAGCTCTCAAAAAAACTTGGAGTTCCCCTGTCTGAGATATACAGTGTTGCGAGCTTTTATAAACAGTTTAACTTTAAGCCGCGAGGAAAGAAAGTGGTAAGGGTCTGTCTGGGTACTGCATGTTATGTAAGGGGTTCCGAGAAGGTCTTGAGCATCCTTGAAGAAGAGTTCGGTATTAAAGATGGAGAGACAACAGAAGACCTCCATGTTACACTTGAGACCGTTGGATGTGTTGGATGTTGCGGACTTGCACCTGTTGCAACTATCAATGATGTTGTAGTTGGAGAACTTGTATTAAAGAAGGTTGGCAAACTTATTAAATCTATTAAAGAAGAATAA